In Sphingobium sp. EP60837, one genomic interval encodes:
- a CDS encoding LVIVD repeat-containing protein — translation MRALSALFLLILAALALPVAILNASDAEKPVERVYAKTAPAPMSQTAEQVAAKSDGCYSCHTKTDEPSMHATPAVMLGCVDCHGGDATVRGDPSHGFEDAAYVAARDKAHVLPRYPGSWHYPSSANPKRTYTLLNREAPEFVRFVNPSDYRVAREACGSCHMQTIEAAERSLMASGAMLWGGAAYNNGIVPFKNYIFGEAYTKDGRPAKIVSPGSPPGTLTAEQKARGALSELYPLPNWQVTPPGDIFRVFERGGRNIGTQFAEIGLPNPTGSIQRLEEPGRPDLKQSSRGPGTGLRVAIPVLNLHKTRLNDPYMWFMGTNDQPGDYRHSGCSGCHVVYANDREPRHSLIYAQYGRDGQSATVDPTIAGKLAHEDGGHGALKGAHGETVKPDHPVALVEGSGPPAAGAKESGHPIRHTFTRAIPTAQCMNCHMHQPNIFLNSYLGYTMWDYESDAPLMWPEKQKYPTAAEVHQTLERNPEGAGPKGKWSDLDFLRNVYELNDKAKDTQFADYHGHGWNFRGVFKRDREGNLLDADGKIVSNDDPEKWRKKGEGKFVQPGVNPGKTVHMMDIHAEKGLQCADCHFAQDSHGNGFIYGEVANAIEIGCKDCHGTADAYPTLLTSGPAAPPKGTNLALLRNPDGKRRFEWFYDASGQRKLIQRSIVDPSLEWEVSLVKDSVDPANPHFNAKAARAKLMSRSGAEDGSFAFGPGIAKEDRAHGDDNMACFTCHLSWTTSCGGCHLPIEANWKTTLHHFDGEETRNFATYNPQVARDEMFQLGKHMTTKGNETAPVRSTSALVLSSTNINRERIYIQQPPISGIGFSSQAFAPHFPHTVRKTETKTCSDCHLSAKDDNNAIMSQLLLLGTNYVNFVGLNAWTGLEGGFEAIRVTEWDEPQAVIGSYLQKYAYPDYWKLHVEQNKRELKNWVRGKFFDKKASGETRPVEEFRNVVKGTAGRVGCLQLRGEYMFVAEGKGGFRVYDVASIANKGFSEPILSGPFSKLGHNASVASKNATCMALATNQPVNPLRNTKELRAINQEQPFLPIYSYAAVTDSVEGLIMVNIETMADGEFRNNFLKRAVTWNPDGVLKGARHIQLAGQIAYITADVGLVVVNLSDPLHPKLAAVRPMKDARASAIQFRYLWVTDAEGLKLFDVTRLTDPVAVPSATVPLADARRIYLARTYAYVAAKTEGLAIINMTNPLRPSVYAKETFGGQMTDVEDVIVGTTNASLFAYVADGRNGMKVIQLTSPASQPNFYGFSPAPKPELIAWARTPSPALALSKGLDRDRAVDETGGQMAVFGRIGSRPFTRPEMERLFLNAKGVPYKVSDDVDMKAWRPPLLR, via the coding sequence ATGCGCGCACTTTCCGCCCTTTTCCTGCTGATCCTCGCTGCGCTGGCGTTGCCTGTCGCCATCCTCAATGCGTCGGATGCAGAAAAGCCGGTCGAGCGCGTTTATGCGAAGACCGCGCCTGCGCCGATGAGCCAGACGGCGGAACAGGTCGCGGCGAAATCGGACGGTTGCTATAGCTGTCATACCAAAACCGACGAGCCGTCGATGCATGCAACTCCGGCAGTCATGTTGGGCTGCGTCGATTGCCATGGCGGCGATGCGACGGTTCGGGGCGACCCGAGCCATGGGTTCGAGGACGCGGCCTATGTGGCGGCGCGGGACAAGGCGCATGTGCTGCCGCGCTATCCGGGAAGCTGGCATTATCCCTCCTCCGCCAACCCCAAGCGGACCTACACGCTGCTCAACAGGGAGGCGCCCGAATTCGTGCGCTTTGTGAACCCGAGCGATTATCGCGTGGCGCGGGAGGCTTGCGGGTCCTGCCATATGCAGACCATCGAGGCGGCCGAGCGATCGCTGATGGCGTCGGGTGCGATGCTGTGGGGCGGGGCAGCTTATAATAACGGGATCGTGCCGTTCAAAAACTACATCTTCGGCGAGGCTTATACCAAGGATGGCAGACCTGCGAAGATCGTGTCGCCGGGATCGCCGCCGGGCACGCTGACGGCGGAGCAGAAGGCGCGCGGGGCGCTTAGCGAACTCTATCCGTTGCCCAACTGGCAGGTGACGCCGCCGGGCGATATCTTCCGCGTGTTCGAGCGGGGCGGGCGCAATATCGGAACGCAGTTTGCGGAGATCGGGCTGCCCAATCCCACCGGATCGATCCAGAGGCTGGAGGAGCCGGGGCGGCCGGACCTGAAGCAGTCGAGCCGGGGGCCGGGGACGGGCCTTCGCGTCGCCATTCCGGTGCTGAACCTGCACAAAACCCGCCTCAACGACCCCTATATGTGGTTCATGGGGACCAATGATCAGCCGGGCGACTATCGCCATTCGGGCTGTTCGGGATGCCATGTCGTCTATGCCAATGACCGCGAGCCGCGCCACAGCCTGATCTATGCGCAATATGGGCGCGACGGGCAGTCGGCGACGGTGGACCCGACGATCGCGGGGAAGCTGGCCCATGAGGATGGCGGTCACGGCGCGCTGAAGGGTGCGCATGGCGAGACGGTCAAGCCCGATCATCCCGTCGCTTTAGTCGAGGGAAGCGGCCCTCCGGCCGCAGGGGCCAAGGAAAGCGGGCACCCGATCCGGCACACATTCACGCGCGCCATCCCTACGGCGCAGTGCATGAACTGCCACATGCACCAGCCCAATATCTTCCTGAACAGCTATTTGGGCTACACCATGTGGGACTATGAGTCCGACGCTCCGTTGATGTGGCCGGAAAAGCAGAAATATCCGACCGCCGCCGAAGTGCATCAGACGCTGGAGCGCAATCCGGAAGGGGCGGGGCCGAAGGGCAAATGGTCGGACCTCGATTTCCTGCGCAACGTCTATGAGCTGAATGACAAGGCGAAGGATACGCAGTTCGCCGACTATCATGGCCATGGCTGGAACTTCCGGGGCGTGTTCAAGCGCGATCGGGAGGGCAATCTGCTCGACGCGGACGGCAAGATCGTGTCGAACGATGATCCGGAGAAATGGCGGAAAAAGGGCGAGGGCAAGTTCGTCCAACCCGGTGTGAACCCTGGCAAGACCGTCCATATGATGGACATTCATGCGGAGAAGGGCCTGCAATGCGCGGATTGCCACTTTGCGCAGGACAGCCATGGCAACGGCTTCATCTATGGCGAGGTGGCGAACGCGATCGAGATCGGGTGCAAGGATTGCCATGGCACGGCGGATGCTTATCCCACGCTGCTGACCTCCGGGCCGGCGGCTCCGCCCAAGGGCACAAACCTCGCGCTGCTGCGCAATCCTGATGGCAAGCGGCGGTTCGAGTGGTTCTATGACGCGAGCGGGCAGCGCAAGCTGATCCAGCGGTCGATCGTCGATCCCAGCCTTGAGTGGGAGGTCAGCCTCGTCAAGGACAGCGTCGATCCGGCCAATCCGCACTTCAACGCCAAGGCGGCGCGCGCCAAGCTGATGAGCCGGTCGGGCGCGGAAGATGGCAGCTTCGCCTTTGGCCCCGGAATCGCGAAGGAAGACCGCGCGCATGGCGACGACAATATGGCCTGCTTCACCTGCCATCTGAGCTGGACGACCAGCTGCGGTGGCTGTCACCTGCCGATCGAGGCGAACTGGAAGACCACGCTCCACCATTTCGACGGAGAGGAGACGCGCAACTTCGCGACCTATAATCCGCAGGTCGCGCGGGACGAGATGTTCCAGCTTGGCAAGCATATGACGACCAAGGGGAATGAAACCGCTCCGGTGCGGTCGACGTCCGCGCTGGTGCTGTCGTCCACGAACATCAATCGCGAGCGCATCTATATCCAGCAGCCGCCAATTTCCGGGATCGGCTTTTCGTCCCAGGCCTTCGCGCCGCATTTCCCGCATACGGTGCGGAAAACGGAGACGAAGACCTGTTCGGACTGCCACCTGTCGGCGAAAGACGACAATAATGCGATCATGTCGCAGCTGTTGTTGCTCGGCACCAATTATGTGAATTTTGTGGGGCTGAACGCCTGGACGGGGCTTGAAGGCGGGTTCGAGGCGATCCGCGTCACCGAATGGGACGAGCCGCAGGCGGTGATCGGCAGTTACCTTCAGAAATATGCCTATCCCGATTATTGGAAGCTGCATGTCGAGCAGAACAAGCGCGAGCTGAAAAATTGGGTGCGGGGAAAGTTCTTTGACAAGAAGGCGTCGGGCGAAACCCGGCCGGTCGAGGAGTTCCGCAATGTCGTAAAGGGCACGGCGGGCCGCGTCGGCTGCCTGCAACTGCGCGGCGAATATATGTTCGTGGCCGAAGGGAAGGGCGGCTTCCGCGTCTATGACGTGGCGTCGATCGCCAATAAGGGCTTTTCCGAGCCGATATTGAGCGGGCCTTTCTCGAAACTCGGCCATAATGCGAGCGTGGCGTCGAAGAATGCGACCTGCATGGCGCTCGCCACCAATCAGCCGGTTAATCCGCTGCGTAACACGAAGGAATTGCGCGCGATCAACCAGGAGCAGCCGTTCCTGCCGATCTACAGCTATGCGGCGGTGACGGACAGCGTCGAGGGGCTGATCATGGTCAATATCGAGACCATGGCCGATGGCGAATTCCGCAACAATTTCCTCAAGCGCGCGGTGACCTGGAACCCCGATGGTGTGCTGAAGGGCGCGCGGCATATCCAGCTGGCGGGGCAGATCGCCTATATCACCGCTGATGTGGGGCTGGTGGTGGTGAACCTGTCCGATCCGCTGCATCCCAAGCTGGCGGCGGTGCGGCCCATGAAGGACGCGCGGGCGAGTGCGATCCAGTTCCGTTACCTGTGGGTGACGGATGCGGAGGGCCTGAAGCTGTTCGATGTGACGCGGCTGACCGACCCGGTGGCAGTGCCTTCGGCGACCGTGCCGCTGGCCGATGCGCGGCGCATCTATCTGGCGCGCACCTATGCCTATGTCGCGGCCAAGACGGAGGGCCTCGCGATCATCAACATGACCAATCCGCTGCGGCCGAGCGTCTATGCGAAGGAGACGTTTGGCGGGCAGATGACGGATGTGGAGGATGTGATCGTCGGCACGACCAACGCCTCGCTCTTCGCCTATGTCGCGGATGGGCGGAACGGCATGAAGGTGATCCAGCTCACCAGTCCCGCGAGCCAGCCCAATTTCTATGGCTTCTCCCCCGCGCCCAAGCCCGAGCTGATCGCCTGGGCGCGCACGCCCTCGCCGGCGCTGGCGCTGTCCAAGGGCCTGGACCGCGACCGGGCGGTGGACGAGACGGGTGGGCAGATGGCGGTGTTCGGACGGATCGGATCGCGGCCCTTCACGCGGCCGGAAATGGAGCGGCTGTTCCTGAACGCCAAGGGCGTGCCTTACAAGGTCAGCGATGATGTGGACATGAAGGCGTGGCGGCCGCCGTTGCTGCGCTGA
- a CDS encoding metallophosphoesterase — translation MLIAQVTDIHLGFDPGNPAELNRQRLDQVLGALIDGPNRPDLLLATGDLTDHGDLESYRALAEAFAQCPFPVWPCMGNHDDRDNFAAIFPHVPQEGGFVHYVVPLDHRRIIILDTLETGRHGGAFCDARAAWLAARLDEDAETPTLIVMHHPPVEVGIDWMNTHPEEPWVQRFSAVIADRPNITALVCGHLHRTITAPWMGMAVAICSSTAPQLALDLRPMDPDTPDNRPMIIADAPAYALHRWTDAGLVTHFETAGDHTTLAKFDAAMQPLVRMLMDERPA, via the coding sequence ATGCTGATCGCACAGGTCACGGACATTCATCTCGGCTTCGACCCCGGCAATCCCGCCGAACTAAACCGGCAGCGGCTCGACCAGGTCCTTGGCGCGCTGATCGACGGCCCCAACCGCCCTGACCTGCTGCTCGCCACCGGCGACCTGACCGACCATGGCGACCTTGAAAGCTACCGCGCGCTGGCGGAGGCATTCGCCCAATGCCCCTTCCCCGTCTGGCCATGTATGGGCAATCATGACGACCGGGACAATTTCGCCGCGATCTTTCCGCACGTGCCGCAAGAGGGCGGCTTCGTCCACTATGTCGTCCCATTGGACCACCGCCGGATCATAATCCTCGACACGCTGGAAACCGGCCGCCACGGCGGCGCCTTCTGCGACGCGCGCGCGGCATGGCTGGCCGCTCGGCTCGATGAGGATGCAGAGACGCCCACCCTCATCGTCATGCACCATCCCCCCGTAGAGGTGGGCATCGACTGGATGAACACGCACCCGGAGGAACCCTGGGTCCAGCGCTTCTCTGCCGTGATCGCCGACCGGCCCAACATCACCGCCCTGGTCTGCGGCCATCTCCATCGCACCATCACCGCGCCGTGGATGGGTATGGCGGTGGCCATCTGCTCTTCGACAGCGCCGCAACTCGCCCTAGACCTGCGCCCGATGGACCCCGATACGCCCGACAACCGCCCCATGATCATAGCGGACGCCCCCGCCTATGCCCTGCACCGCTGGACCGATGCGGGCCTCGTCACGCATTTCGAAACGGCTGGGGATCATACCACTCTGGCGAAATTCGATGCAGCGATGCAGCCGCTCGTGCGGATGCTGATGGACGAACGGCCCGCCTGA
- a CDS encoding cytochrome c3 family protein — translation MNFIVRQISLTADGREIVRTATLAKPQLSIGRAAANDIHLPDLALEPDHARIEQIDGRTIRVRATGALGFDLEGRTTRSAEIDTSKGAELRLGGHRVTVGQEDGATILSIRRVDAVSEASEEKEEAKVFSLARHLPPKRLTAWGMVLAILIGFLAIPIYSYATRAAADTRNIYSVKGDGAWSSGPLSQAHHALEGKCETCHQKAFVSVRDSACQTCHKSVHDHAPAARIAMARAEPGIGGKLLASVAATFGKPPEGACVDCHREHEGAGPMQPAPQAFCTDCHGTLKDRLKDTNLANASDFGTAHPQFSALVQYNPGKHPSFTRAGLDARPSDDSGLKFPHDIHLSKTGGVARMARSLKAQNGYGDALACKDCHRPTADGVRFLPVDMERDCQSCHSLAFETIGGTVRTLRHGQPEQVVADLRAYYRSTGPAHPIALGGMARRRPGDYAQGRLYHAYFGAAAARPSRADDAIRAVFSKGGACYDCHTVTSGAGGWHVTPVNQPMRYMMTGWFDHKAHSTESCESCHAAPKSHDAKQLLLPGIDSCRTCHGGEKSKADVPSSCAMCHSYHIGDGAPWTPADQTIRREQADRPRRIGRDS, via the coding sequence ATGAACTTCATAGTCCGCCAGATCAGCCTCACCGCAGACGGCCGCGAGATCGTCCGCACCGCCACGCTCGCCAAGCCCCAGCTATCGATCGGCCGCGCGGCCGCGAATGACATACACCTGCCCGATCTCGCGCTGGAGCCAGACCACGCCCGCATCGAGCAGATCGACGGCCGCACGATCCGCGTCCGCGCGACCGGCGCGCTCGGCTTTGATCTCGAAGGCCGCACGACCCGCTCCGCCGAGATCGACACCAGCAAAGGCGCTGAACTGCGCTTAGGCGGCCATCGCGTCACCGTTGGGCAGGAGGATGGCGCAACCATCCTTTCGATCCGCCGCGTTGATGCCGTGTCCGAAGCCTCGGAGGAAAAGGAGGAGGCCAAAGTCTTCTCGCTCGCGCGGCACCTCCCGCCCAAGCGCCTGACCGCCTGGGGCATGGTGCTGGCGATCCTGATCGGCTTCCTCGCCATCCCGATCTACAGCTACGCCACCCGCGCCGCCGCCGACACGCGCAACATCTATAGCGTCAAAGGCGACGGCGCATGGTCCTCCGGCCCCTTGAGCCAGGCCCACCACGCGCTCGAAGGCAAATGCGAGACCTGCCACCAAAAGGCGTTCGTCTCTGTCCGCGATTCCGCCTGCCAGACCTGCCACAAGTCGGTCCATGACCACGCCCCCGCCGCGCGCATCGCCATGGCCCGCGCCGAGCCCGGCATCGGCGGCAAGCTCCTCGCCAGCGTCGCCGCCACCTTCGGCAAGCCCCCGGAAGGCGCCTGCGTCGATTGTCACCGCGAACATGAAGGCGCAGGCCCCATGCAGCCCGCGCCCCAGGCTTTCTGCACCGACTGCCACGGCACGCTGAAAGATCGCCTGAAGGATACAAACCTCGCGAACGCGAGTGACTTCGGCACCGCCCACCCGCAATTTTCCGCCCTCGTCCAATATAATCCGGGCAAGCATCCCAGCTTCACCCGGGCCGGCCTGGACGCCAGGCCCTCGGACGACAGCGGCCTCAAATTCCCCCACGACATCCATCTCTCGAAGACCGGCGGCGTCGCCCGCATGGCGCGGTCACTGAAGGCTCAGAATGGTTATGGCGACGCCCTCGCCTGCAAGGATTGCCACCGTCCCACCGCCGACGGCGTGCGCTTCCTGCCGGTCGACATGGAGCGCGACTGCCAGTCCTGCCACAGCCTCGCCTTCGAAACGATCGGCGGCACTGTCCGCACCCTGCGCCACGGCCAGCCCGAGCAGGTGGTCGCGGACCTGCGCGCCTATTACCGCTCCACTGGCCCCGCCCATCCCATCGCGCTCGGCGGCATGGCCCGCCGCCGCCCCGGCGACTATGCACAGGGCCGCCTTTATCACGCCTATTTCGGCGCAGCAGCCGCGCGTCCCTCCCGCGCCGACGACGCGATCCGCGCTGTCTTCTCGAAGGGCGGCGCCTGCTACGACTGCCACACTGTCACGAGCGGCGCTGGCGGCTGGCACGTCACCCCCGTAAACCAGCCGATGCGCTACATGATGACAGGCTGGTTCGATCATAAGGCGCACAGCACCGAGAGCTGCGAAAGCTGCCACGCCGCGCCCAAGTCGCACGACGCCAAGCAACTACTGCTGCCAGGCATCGACAGCTGCCGCACCTGTCATGGTGGCGAAAAGTCGAAGGCGGATGTGCCGTCCAGCTGCGCCATGTGCCACAGCTATCATATCGGCGACGGCGCTCCATGGACGCCCGCCGATCAAACCATCAGACGAGAGCAGGCGGACAGGCCGCGCCGGATCGGCCGCGACAGTTGA
- a CDS encoding cyclic nucleotide-binding domain-containing protein, with protein MSAAARAAQLGLSHLLIEKTDHLSDTIFKYQKGKHVMATPSQLVLRSDFDFEAGKREAILGRWNEQAAAQGINVAYNAEVKAITGTGDPIPGSVQKIVERKRDGTTATTEIQRLAPPYRLTLTGGREVIADAVIMAIGTQGNPNLMRVPGADLPHVQYQLDDPAEYNDEHIFVVGTGDAGIENAMGLAADEAQGNSVTILNRSTEFASAKPANVKALMAAAEAGRLSIMTESTTAKIEPGFITLDSRDGEVKMKCDRIIARMGSAPPRAFVESCGIEFTSSDRLAFPKLSPMFESTAPGIFVIGALAGYPLIKHCMNQGYDVVEFINGNEELKPADEPILAAKFAALPGKKSVAEWLEYLRTNVAILEGLSPLQMREFMLDSEVRAYRAGEVIFEKHDPGSSLFGIADGQASVEVASETHVAIDQGSIFGEVGLISGRRRGSTVRAGTDSIMVEVSRTAALKLMSSNPPAKRAITRISTERQLLQLFGAGLTPADLAEVLDSAEIKTVKAGEAILTEGDLGSDIYVIRVGSMIVEKKIGGKNVFLSYLPAGSYVGEMALIAGGPRTATVKATVKSEVIKLNGDAFARLMAAKPALLERARRDMAARQDVNAFIESRKDSFSTVVDMYSETAKFLVDNGIGEATDVLLIDEHLCVGCDNCEKACADSHEGLSRLDREAGRTYAHLHVPTSCRHCEHPHCMADCPPNAIHRGPDGEVFIDDTCIGCGNCQRNCPYGVIRMDSVPPKKPGLLSWMFFGAGPGPGEPSKKWSYKHAKPGVEKPKKAIKCDMCSGIDGGPACVRACPTGAAIRVSPEDFLTVARLDGQAS; from the coding sequence ATGAGCGCGGCCGCGCGCGCGGCGCAGCTGGGCCTGTCGCATCTTCTGATCGAAAAGACGGACCATCTGTCCGACACGATCTTCAAATATCAGAAGGGCAAGCATGTGATGGCGACGCCCAGCCAGCTCGTGCTTCGTTCCGATTTCGATTTCGAAGCTGGTAAGCGCGAGGCGATCCTGGGCCGCTGGAACGAGCAAGCCGCGGCGCAAGGCATCAACGTCGCCTATAATGCCGAGGTGAAGGCGATCACCGGCACCGGCGATCCCATCCCCGGCAGCGTCCAGAAGATCGTCGAACGCAAGCGCGACGGCACTACCGCGACCACGGAAATCCAGCGCCTCGCCCCGCCCTACCGCCTGACACTGACCGGGGGCCGCGAAGTCATCGCCGACGCTGTCATCATGGCAATCGGCACGCAGGGAAATCCCAACCTGATGCGCGTTCCCGGTGCGGACCTGCCTCATGTCCAATATCAGCTGGATGATCCCGCAGAATATAATGACGAACATATCTTCGTCGTCGGCACGGGTGACGCAGGCATCGAAAACGCCATGGGCCTCGCCGCCGATGAGGCGCAGGGGAACAGCGTCACCATCCTCAACCGCTCGACCGAATTCGCCAGCGCCAAGCCCGCCAACGTCAAGGCGCTGATGGCCGCTGCCGAGGCGGGCCGCCTCTCCATCATGACCGAAAGCACCACGGCGAAGATCGAGCCGGGCTTCATCACCCTCGACAGCCGCGATGGCGAGGTGAAGATGAAGTGCGACCGCATCATCGCCCGCATGGGCTCTGCCCCGCCGCGCGCCTTCGTCGAAAGCTGCGGCATCGAATTCACGAGCAGCGATCGTCTGGCCTTCCCCAAGCTCTCACCGATGTTCGAAAGCACCGCGCCCGGCATCTTCGTCATCGGCGCGCTGGCGGGCTATCCGCTGATCAAGCACTGCATGAACCAGGGCTATGACGTCGTCGAGTTCATCAACGGCAATGAAGAGCTGAAGCCCGCCGACGAACCCATCCTCGCCGCCAAATTCGCCGCGTTACCGGGCAAGAAGAGCGTCGCGGAATGGCTCGAATATCTCCGCACCAACGTTGCGATCCTGGAAGGGCTGTCTCCTCTTCAGATGCGCGAGTTCATGCTCGACAGCGAAGTCCGCGCCTATCGTGCTGGCGAGGTGATTTTCGAAAAGCACGACCCCGGCTCCTCGCTGTTCGGTATCGCTGATGGCCAAGCGTCGGTCGAAGTCGCCTCCGAAACCCACGTCGCCATCGACCAGGGCTCGATTTTTGGCGAGGTCGGCCTCATCTCGGGCCGCCGCCGCGGCTCGACCGTGCGGGCGGGCACGGACTCGATCATGGTGGAAGTGTCGCGCACCGCGGCGCTGAAGCTCATGTCCTCGAACCCGCCCGCCAAGCGCGCCATCACCCGCATCTCGACCGAGCGGCAGCTGCTCCAGCTATTCGGCGCGGGCCTGACCCCGGCTGACCTCGCCGAAGTGCTCGACAGCGCCGAAATCAAGACCGTGAAGGCAGGCGAAGCGATCCTCACCGAAGGCGATCTCGGCAGCGACATCTATGTCATCCGCGTCGGCTCCATGATCGTGGAGAAGAAGATCGGCGGGAAAAACGTCTTCCTCTCCTACCTCCCTGCCGGTTCCTATGTGGGCGAAATGGCGCTGATCGCTGGCGGCCCGCGCACCGCCACGGTCAAAGCGACCGTCAAATCCGAAGTCATCAAATTGAATGGCGACGCCTTCGCCCGCCTGATGGCCGCCAAGCCTGCCTTGCTCGAACGCGCGCGCCGAGACATGGCCGCGCGGCAGGACGTCAACGCCTTCATCGAAAGCCGCAAAGACAGCTTCTCGACCGTCGTCGACATGTATAGCGAGACGGCCAAATTCCTCGTCGACAACGGCATCGGTGAAGCCACTGACGTTCTCCTCATCGATGAACATCTCTGCGTCGGTTGCGACAATTGTGAGAAGGCGTGCGCTGACAGCCATGAAGGGCTTTCCCGCCTCGATCGCGAAGCCGGACGCACCTACGCCCATCTCCATGTGCCAACCAGCTGCCGCCATTGCGAGCATCCGCACTGCATGGCCGACTGCCCGCCCAACGCTATCCATCGCGGCCCGGACGGCGAAGTCTTCATCGACGACACCTGCATCGGCTGCGGCAATTGCCAGCGCAACTGCCCCTATGGCGTGATTCGCATGGACAGCGTCCCGCCGAAGAAGCCAGGCCTCTTGAGCTGGATGTTCTTCGGCGCTGGCCCCGGCCCCGGCGAACCTTCCAAAAAGTGGAGCTACAAACACGCCAAGCCCGGCGTCGAAAAGCCGAAAAAAGCCATCAAATGCGATATGTGCTCCGGCATTGACGGCGGCCCCGCCTGCGTGCGCGCCTGCCCGACCGGTGCGGCCATCCGCGTCTCGCCCGAGGATTTCCTCACCGTCGCCCGCCTCGATGGGCAAGCCAGCTGA
- a CDS encoding tetratricopeptide repeat protein has product MTKLSVGRMALIGAAGLALVSVGYSVRRDRPQEKESAASAPFAAAGQQPSDPESVIRGLQDRVGATPNDAEGWQMLGWAYFESGRHADAARAYRRAVKLAPDNATFWSSLGEAVVMASERDPMPKEAADAFQKAVKLDPKEPRARYFQAVRKDLAKDHEGAIRDWLALLADTPPGAPWEADLRRTIEQVGKINGVEVKDRLAAVKQAAPHPPIGSVATAAIPGPSREQMQAAAQLPKGQQDAMIENMVSGLEGKLKANPGNIDGWIMLMRSRMTLGETAKAQAAFEAARKANPGQAGRLRDEARVLGVPGVS; this is encoded by the coding sequence GTGACGAAGCTGAGCGTGGGGCGCATGGCTCTTATTGGGGCGGCCGGGCTGGCGCTCGTGTCGGTGGGCTATAGCGTGCGGCGCGACAGGCCGCAGGAGAAGGAAAGCGCGGCGTCCGCGCCTTTCGCAGCGGCCGGGCAGCAGCCGTCCGATCCGGAGAGCGTCATTCGCGGCTTGCAGGACAGGGTGGGCGCCACTCCCAATGACGCGGAAGGCTGGCAGATGCTGGGCTGGGCCTATTTCGAGAGCGGACGGCATGCCGATGCCGCGCGGGCGTACCGGCGGGCGGTGAAGCTGGCGCCGGATAATGCGACCTTCTGGTCATCGCTGGGTGAAGCGGTGGTGATGGCGAGCGAGCGCGATCCCATGCCCAAGGAGGCGGCGGATGCGTTCCAAAAAGCGGTCAAGCTCGATCCCAAGGAACCGCGCGCGCGCTACTTCCAGGCGGTGCGCAAGGACCTGGCGAAGGATCATGAAGGCGCGATCCGCGACTGGCTGGCGCTGCTGGCCGACACGCCGCCCGGCGCGCCATGGGAAGCGGATTTGCGCCGGACCATCGAGCAGGTGGGCAAGATCAATGGGGTTGAGGTCAAGGATAGGCTGGCGGCGGTAAAACAGGCCGCGCCGCATCCGCCCATCGGATCGGTGGCGACGGCGGCAATTCCTGGGCCTAGCCGGGAGCAGATGCAGGCGGCGGCGCAGCTTCCCAAGGGTCAGCAGGATGCGATGATCGAAAACATGGTGTCGGGGCTGGAGGGCAAGCTGAAGGCCAATCCCGGCAATATCGACGGATGGATCATGTTGATGCGCAGCCGGATGACGCTGGGCGAGACGGCGAAAGCGCAAGCGGCCTTCGAGGCGGCGCGGAAGGCCAATCCGGGGCAGGCCGGGCGGTTGCGGGATGAGGCGCGGGTGCTTGGGGTGCCGGGGGTTTCATAA
- a CDS encoding nucleotidyltransferase: MTADPAIFDPPPDSVAFYTESLQHLVESGIPFMLSGTYALGCHTGIVRPTKDLDVFCKAGDAPRILSYFKHLGHAVEFEDERWIGKVWKDKNFFDVIYNISSASVPVTEEWFRDAAYAEVYGIEVRITPPTEFILSKIFIQDRYRYDGADVVHMILKQHERINWQWLLDSMELHWELLLIHLLNFRFIYPTERHCVPLWLFEELLGRLQTRAELPVPNIRVCRGRLLSPRDYLIDITEWGFADVVGKGLEESHDRNK; the protein is encoded by the coding sequence ATGACAGCCGACCCAGCGATCTTCGACCCGCCGCCGGATTCGGTGGCTTTCTATACCGAGAGCCTCCAGCATCTGGTGGAGTCCGGTATCCCATTCATGCTGTCGGGCACCTATGCGCTGGGATGCCATACCGGGATCGTGCGGCCGACGAAGGATCTCGATGTCTTCTGCAAGGCCGGCGACGCGCCGCGCATCCTTTCTTATTTCAAGCATCTTGGACATGCGGTCGAGTTTGAGGATGAGCGGTGGATCGGGAAGGTCTGGAAGGACAAGAACTTCTTCGACGTGATCTATAACATCTCATCGGCCAGCGTGCCGGTGACCGAGGAATGGTTCCGCGATGCCGCTTATGCCGAGGTTTATGGCATAGAGGTTAGGATCACCCCGCCCACTGAATTCATCCTGTCCAAGATCTTTATCCAGGACCGCTATCGCTATGACGGCGCCGATGTCGTCCACATGATCCTGAAACAGCATGAGCGGATCAACTGGCAATGGCTGCTCGATTCCATGGAGCTGCATTGGGAATTGCTGCTCATTCACCTGCTCAACTTTCGATTCATCTACCCGACCGAACGGCATTGCGTCCCCTTATGGCTGTTCGAGGAGCTGCTGGGCCGCCTGCAGACACGGGCGGAACTGCCGGTGCCCAATATCCGGGTGTGCCGGGGGCGGCTGTTGTCCCCGCGCGACTATCTGATCGACATCACCGAATGGGGCTTCGCCGATGTGGTCGGCAAGGGTCTTGAGGAGAGCCATGACCGGAACAAATGA